The following proteins are encoded in a genomic region of Lytechinus variegatus isolate NC3 chromosome 7, Lvar_3.0, whole genome shotgun sequence:
- the LOC121418838 gene encoding insulinoma-associated protein 1a-like — translation MPRNFLVKRTKRTGSVTYRQRTSDDEFDDLGFVDGDLTDAYIRPFNSPDSGYSQSPVAPISHKDPSLAFQFDRDAAVRSPNVLQASGPALTSSHIPLTPCFTTGYTATTTSPVTPNIKLTLSAPPALGTKRPNSDSDHKSHRAKKPKAARKLTFEEDNRSPVHGTIIREEIDVGSKSNALGRTNDQNGTKLGGDFLCKLCKESYPDPLSLAQHKCSCIVHVEYRCPECDKVFNCPANLASHRRWHKPKPANNTNNSQNRSTPTNSPRILPAGGAKHYPTTVLNIPDTTRKGDSGSEGSISRGSTPSPLHHLFPTSMDTPRSTPSPNVAHMINNNNDTKTGNGGDMLYHCDQCGRKFRRPANLRRHMQQHGEDETFPCQYCGRVFNSLTSRAKHVLTHAVNNNIVSNHGNRECSDNYEERVPLDRLEKLQQNGLPGEMYPCKYCTSIFPTSPGLTRHINKMHPSENRQVILLQMPTLRT, via the coding sequence ATGCCTCgaaactttcttgtaaaacgGACCAAACGGACTGGCAGCGTGACATACAGACAGAGAACTTCTGATGATGAGTTTGATGATCTTGGCTTTGTGGATGGTGATCTGACTGATGCTTACATCCGACCTTTTAATTCACCAGATTCCGGTTATAGTCAGAGTCCAGTGGCTCCTATCAGCCACAAGGATCCATCATTGGCATTCCAGTTCGACCGAGATGCTGCTGTTCGATCGCCGAATGTTCTCCAGGCATCTGGCCCTGCACTCACCTCGTCTCATATACCCCTAACCCCGTGTTTCACGACTGGAtacaccgccaccaccacctccCCTGTAACTCCCAACATTAAGCTGACTTTAAGTGCTCCTCCAGCTCTGGGCACCAAGCGACCCAACTCAGATTCAGACCACAAGTCACATCGCGCTAAGAAACCCAAAGCAGCTAGAAAGTTAACCTTTGAGGAGGACAACCGTTCTCCTGTACACGGCACAATCATTCGAGAGGAAATCGATGTCGGCAGCAAGTCAAATGCTCTTGGAAGGACCAATGATCAGAACGGAACAAAACTAGGAGGAGACTTTTTGTGTAAACTTTGCAAAGAAAGTTACCCGGATCCCCTTTCTCTTGCCCAACATAAATGTTCCTGTATAGTCCATGTCGAGTATCGGTGCCCAGAATGCGATAAAGTCTTCAACTGCCCTGCAAACTTGGCTTCACATCGGCGATGGCATAAGCCCAAACCGGCCAACAACACCAATAACAGTCAAAACAGGTCGACGCCAACGAACTCTCCCCGAATCTTACCGGCAGGTGGGGCCAAACACTACCCAACCACCGTCCTCAACATTCCCGATACAACACGGAAGGGTGATAGTGGGAGCGAAGGAAGCATTAGCAGGGGTAGCACACCAAGTCCCCTCCACCACCTGTTCCCTACATCTATGGACACTCCTCGTAGCACTCCTAGCCCCAATGTCGCCCACatgataaacaacaacaacgatACGAAAACTGGTAATGGTGGCGACATGCTCTACCACTGCGACCAGTGTGGACGCAAGTTCCGCAGACCAGCCAATCTTCGTCGCCACATGCAACAACATGGAGAAGATGAAACATTTCCCTGTCAATACTGTGGACGTGTTTTCAACAGCCTGACGAGCAGAGCCAAACACGTCTTGACCCATGCCGTCAACAACAACATTGTAAGCAACCACGGCAACCGAGAATGCAGCGACAATTACGAGGAGAGGGTTCCCCTGGACCGTCTTGAGAAACTTCAGCAAAATGGCTTACCGGGTGAGATGTACCCTTGTAAGTACTGCACCAGTATCTTCCCAACCTCACCGGGCCTTACCCGACATATCAACAAGATGCATCCATCAGAGAATCGACAGGTGATCCTCCTACAAATGCCTACTCTTCGCACGTAA